CTTATGTATTGAGTTTGTTGTTTAAAAATGAATTTATCAGCATTTACTTTAGGGAGTTTTATTTTTTCACACCAGTCATCGGATTTTTATTAGTTGTCTTAATTTCAAAATATATTTTAAAATCAAAAGTCGGTCACGGTATTCCTATGGCTTTAGCTTCTTTATCAAAGCACGATGGAAGAATGAAAGTTCAAAATATATTTAGTTCTATCATTACCGCACCAATCACAGTTAGTTTTGGAGGTTCTGTAGGTTTAGAAGGACCATCAGTAGCAACGGGAGCTTCAATAGCTTCAAATGTGTCAAGTTTTTTTAGACTTAAAGCTAAAACCAGAAAACTAATTTTAGTCTGTGGTCTTGCAACTTCGCTTTCCGCAATTTTTAAAGCTCCAATTGCCGCTATTCTATTTGCTATTGAAGTTTTTAGTTTAGATCTTACTTTAGCATCTTTACTTCCTCTACTTTTTGCTTCAATTTCTGCTGTTTTTACAAGAATATTATTTCTAGGAGAGCAATATATTTTAGACTTTCATAATCTTGACAATTTTAATATAAACAATATTTTATACTTTATTGCCTTTGGAATTTTGACAGGAATATTGTCTTTGTATTTTACAAAATCCTATGTTTTTATAGAAGAAAGACTAAAAATAATTAAAAATGAATATAAAAAAGCAGTGATAGCTGGTGTTGGTGTTGGTGTTTTGGTTTTTATAGCATATCCTATTTACGGAGAAGGCTTTGAATTTATGAACCAACTCATTCAAAACAATACGATAGAATTTAAAGATGATTTTATTTTATTTCAATATTTTGATAACTCTTGGATTTTTTTAGTCTTTATCCTTTTCTTAATTCTTGTTAAACCTATTGCAACATCTCTAACTTTAAACGGTGGCGGAGTTGGTGGTATTTTTGCACCAACATTGTTTTTAGGCGTTTTAGCAGGTAATTTTTACACCAAATTTCTAAATTTATTTGATGTTTATTTACCCGTTAGTAATTTTGCAATGTTAGGTATGGCAGGCTTGTTGGCTGGCATACTTCAAGCACCACTTACAGCTATTTTTTTAATTGCTGAAATTACAGGTGGCTATGGAATCATCATTCCGTTAATGCTGACGGTATCAATTTCTTTTTGGATTTCAAAAAAATATGTCGATCACAATATTTATACTCGTCAACTCAAAAAAAATAATCAGTTGATTACCCACAACAAAGATCAAACAGTTTTGATGTTATTAAATCTAAAATCACTAATTGAAACTCATTTTATAGCGGTCAACCCCGAAATGACCTTTAAAGAAATGTTGCTTAAAGCGGTTTCAAAATCTCATAGAAATCTTTTTCCTGTTTTAGATCAAGAAAACAAACTTGTGGGTGTAATTACCTTAGATGACATCAGAGAATTTATGTTTGATGAAGATTCTCAAAACAACCTAAAGGTTAAATATTTTATGCATCAACCTCCTGATTTTATTGATATAGATACTGATAATGTAAGAAAAGCAATTCAAAAATTTCAAAAAACTCAGGCTTGGAATTTGCCAGTTATCCAAAACAATCGTTATATTGGATTTATATCAAAATCAAAACTTTTAACAGCTTACAGAGAAAAACTTATTGAGCTGACAGTTTAAAATATGAAGTGAATTCAA
This genomic window from Flavobacterium sp. CS20 contains:
- a CDS encoding chloride channel protein; amino-acid sequence: MPQKNKIVKNFLIWRYKNISDETFLYILSAFIGLLAGLGAVVIKNVTYVLSLLFKNEFISIYFREFYFFTPVIGFLLVVLISKYILKSKVGHGIPMALASLSKHDGRMKVQNIFSSIITAPITVSFGGSVGLEGPSVATGASIASNVSSFFRLKAKTRKLILVCGLATSLSAIFKAPIAAILFAIEVFSLDLTLASLLPLLFASISAVFTRILFLGEQYILDFHNLDNFNINNILYFIAFGILTGILSLYFTKSYVFIEERLKIIKNEYKKAVIAGVGVGVLVFIAYPIYGEGFEFMNQLIQNNTIEFKDDFILFQYFDNSWIFLVFILFLILVKPIATSLTLNGGGVGGIFAPTLFLGVLAGNFYTKFLNLFDVYLPVSNFAMLGMAGLLAGILQAPLTAIFLIAEITGGYGIIIPLMLTVSISFWISKKYVDHNIYTRQLKKNNQLITHNKDQTVLMLLNLKSLIETHFIAVNPEMTFKEMLLKAVSKSHRNLFPVLDQENKLVGVITLDDIREFMFDEDSQNNLKVKYFMHQPPDFIDIDTDNVRKAIQKFQKTQAWNLPVIQNNRYIGFISKSKLLTAYREKLIELTV